The Deltaproteobacteria bacterium region GCTCAGTTACCTGGGCATTACAAAAGATGCAAATACGGCCCTGGCAAAAAAATGGGTGATGTATCTTTTGAGTGATGGCTACCTGAAATGGCTGAGCATGGCTCCGGAAGGGAAACTGCCTGTTCGAAAAGGCACCGCTCAGTCGCCAAATCGTTTCATCGAAGGGTGGAAGGACCTCGAGTTTGGAGTTACGACCCGGGCTAGGATTTCGGAATATTACGGCATGGAGACTGTAAAAACCATTGTCAGCGGGGTGGATGGATTTGACCGCTGGGGGTTTGCCAAAGGCAAGGGAGCCCTTATTTCTAAAATCTATGGCACCAAGGTGATTCCCAAAATCCTCAAACGATATCTCGACGGCGAACTCAGTGCCGAGCAAGCCGCCCGGCTCATGAATGAACGGGTAAAAGCTCTGGAATAAAGCTGGATTTTTAAGCTCTCCATGAATGTATATCTTGTTGGATCAAGATTGCGGGGTACCGTTTTAACCCTATGAAACAGCAAACGCTCACGCTCTCAGGCCGGGAGGCCAGGCTTGCCTTCTGGATGCTGGCCCCGACCTTTGCAATCGTTTTCGTTATCATCATCTTCCCGGTTGTCTGGAACGTCTGGCTGAGCCTGAAACCGGTCACTCTCGGAGATCTTCGAGGCGCTTCTCTTTTTAAATTTAACCTGACGGTAACAAATTTTCTTAAGGTTTTCACGGATCCGGACTTTGGAACCGTCTTCCTGACCACGATAATCTATGCCACGCTGGGGAGCGCCTTATCTATTTTTCTAGGATTGATTGCGGCTCTCCTTGTCAACGGGGAATTTCCCGGCCGCAGTCTGTTGAGGGGACTTTTTCTTTCCCCTTATATTACTCCAGTGGTGGCCGTCACTTTTACCTGGAGTTTTATTCTCGATCCACAACTTGGGGTCCTGAACTGGCTGGCGGTGGATAAAGGCCTCTTTAGTCAGCCGATCCCTTTCCTCTCCCAGCGCTGGTGGGAATTGAACCTGCTGGTGGGCACGGTGCGTATTCCCCTGGCGCTTACTTCGGTGATCTTTTTCGAAGGCTGGCGTTATTTCCCTTTCGCTTTCCTTTTTCTCCTGGCGCGACTTCAGGCCATACCTGAAGATCTTTACCAGGCTTCAGCAGTTGACGGGGCCAGTCCTTTTCAGCGTTTCCGCCACGTGACGCTTCCTCAGCTTTATTTAGTTTTGGCCAACCTCTTTCTCTTTCGCTTTATATGGACCTTCAATAAATTCGACGATATCTTCCTCTTGACCAGAGGGCAGGCCGGGACAGAGGTTCTAACGATCAAGGTCTATGATTACGCCTTTGGTGAATTCAACATCGGGGCCAGTTCAGCGGTGGCCATCGTCCTCTTTGTCACGCTGGCCCTCTTCCTTATTATCTACTTCCGCTGGATCGCCAGGGAGGCTCAAAGCTTTTTATAGGAGCGACGCTTGCTAAGATTCATGGGCAAAGAATTAAATCGTGAAAAATTTGAAATAATGGCCATTCGCATCCTCAGGATAGCCGGTCTGGTGTTTTTCATCATCATCGTAGCCTTCCCTTTTTACTGGATGCTGGTCTCATCTTTTAAATCCCTGGAGGAACTCCTTTTAAAACCCGCTAATTTATGGCTGGACCTTCGAAAACTCAATCTTAACGCTTACTCTGAAGTTCTCTTCACACATGGTTTTGCACGATATATTTTAAACAGCACCTATGTCTCAATCATCACGGTCGTGTTATCTGTAACTCTGGCTACCATAGGCGGCTATGCCGTGACCCGACTTCGTTTCCGCGGACAGGGTTTGATGTCCTTGGGCATTTTGCTTATCTATATGTTCCCGGCCATTGTTCTGGTTATTCCGCTGTATGTTATATTTTCAAAGTTTGGACTTCGCGATTCAGTCAACATATTGGTCCTGGTGTATCTGGCGCAGACGCTTCCAGTAGCCCTGTATATGCTGCGAAGCTACTTCCTCACCCTTCCTCCTGAGATGGAGTATGCAGGATTGACGGACGGGTGCACCCGGTTCGGCGTGATCTGGCGTATCGTCATTCCTCTCTCAGCCCCGGCCCTGGCCAGCGTGGCCCTGTTCACTTTTATGATCGCCTGGAATGAGTTTCTTTTCGCCTTCATGTTTCTGGACACCCCTGAAAAATTTACCCTGTCACGCGGGGTGGTCCAGCTTGCTGCAAGCGTCCACCTGTCCAAACAGCTGGTTATGGCTGCTTCCGTTATGGTCACGGTTCCGATTTTGGTCCTCTTTCTTATTTCTGAACGTTTTCTGGTTCGTGGGTTGACCGCCGGGGCCATGAAAGGCTGATCATGTCATCACTGACTCTGAAAGGTATTACCAAGCGTTTTGGAAAAGTTACGGCCCTTAGAGAAGCGAATCTGCACGTTGAGGATGGAGAATTCTGTGTACTTCTGGGGCCTTCAGGCTGCGGGAAAAGCACCTTGCTTAATATTATCGCCGGTCTGATTCCTCAGGATGAAGGTTTGGTGCTTCTGGATGGTGAGCCTGTAGATCAGCTTTCCCCCAGGGAGCGCGACGTGGCCATGGTCTTCCAGAACTATGCCTTGTACCCGCATATGACCGTAGCGCAAAACCTGGGCTTCGGACTGCGTATGCGGCAGGTTCCCAAGACAATGATCCAGGACCAGGTCCTTGAAACGGCCCGTTTGTTGGGTATTGAGGACCTTTTAGATCGAAAACCCAGGGAACTTTCAGGTGGTCAACGGCAGCGGGTGGCCATGGGCCGGGCCCTGGTGCGGCGACCCAGGCTTTTCCTCCTTGATGAACCTCTGAGTAATCTGGATGCCCGCCTCAGGGCCAGTGTTCGCGTGGAACTAAAACAACTTCACCAGCAGATCCTAGGGACCATCACCTATGTTACCCACGATCAGGTCGAAGCCATGACTCTTGGAGATAAAGTAGTAGTTATGAAAGACGGGAAGATCATCCAGACCGGCGCTCCTGAGAATATTTACGAACATCCTGCAGACACCTTTGTTGCCACCTTTATTGGATCGCCGGAAATGAATCTGTACAAGGGAAGAATCGTAAAAAAACAAGGGCGGTTGTCTTTTAAAGGGGATGGATTCATCCTGGAACTTGTCGGCCTTCAGACGGAACTCGAGGAAGGCGAAGTGGAGATAGGCATCCGTCCGGAGGACATCAAAATCGGTCAAAAGGAGGCCATTGTCCTTGAAGCCAAGGCGGAAATGCTGAGCAACATCGGTTCGGAGAAGTATATCCACGCCCGTCTCGGTCAGAAGAATCTTACAGCACGCGCTCCAAAAGAAGTCATACTCCGGCCCGGTCAAGCCATCCCCTTAACTATTGATCCGGCCAGGTTACATATCTTCCGTGAAGGACGCTCAATCGAGAGGCATTAAACTCCTATTCCCACCGCTTATTCGTCTCTTTCAGTGTAACAAAACCCTGTGACCCTGCCAGACAGGGATCATCTTGTCAGAATACTGCATGTTATACTCTAATTATGAACGGTGCTAGCTTCATGACCTTTGGATAAATAATTATGAAAACAAAAATTAAATTGAGCCACTCCCTGGACTAGAAATTCGACAGGATAACTATTTTGGCCAGGATTAAAGAAAAAACCTTTCGCCGGATCGTAAATATTGTCTATCGGGAATCTGGCATTGTTCTCCAAACAAAACGAGAGCTTGTTGAGGCCCGTATTGCCGGTCTCTGCCGAAAAAAAGGGTATGAAAGCCCGGAAGTGTTTCTGGAATACCTGGAAAAAGACATCACTGGTTCTGCTATGGTCGAGCTACTGGACAAGATCAGTACGAATGTAAC contains the following coding sequences:
- a CDS encoding ABC transporter ATP-binding protein encodes the protein MSSLTLKGITKRFGKVTALREANLHVEDGEFCVLLGPSGCGKSTLLNIIAGLIPQDEGLVLLDGEPVDQLSPRERDVAMVFQNYALYPHMTVAQNLGFGLRMRQVPKTMIQDQVLETARLLGIEDLLDRKPRELSGGQRQRVAMGRALVRRPRLFLLDEPLSNLDARLRASVRVELKQLHQQILGTITYVTHDQVEAMTLGDKVVVMKDGKIIQTGAPENIYEHPADTFVATFIGSPEMNLYKGRIVKKQGRLSFKGDGFILELVGLQTELEEGEVEIGIRPEDIKIGQKEAIVLEAKAEMLSNIGSEKYIHARLGQKNLTARAPKEVILRPGQAIPLTIDPARLHIFREGRSIERH
- a CDS encoding sugar ABC transporter permease codes for the protein MKQQTLTLSGREARLAFWMLAPTFAIVFVIIIFPVVWNVWLSLKPVTLGDLRGASLFKFNLTVTNFLKVFTDPDFGTVFLTTIIYATLGSALSIFLGLIAALLVNGEFPGRSLLRGLFLSPYITPVVAVTFTWSFILDPQLGVLNWLAVDKGLFSQPIPFLSQRWWELNLLVGTVRIPLALTSVIFFEGWRYFPFAFLFLLARLQAIPEDLYQASAVDGASPFQRFRHVTLPQLYLVLANLFLFRFIWTFNKFDDIFLLTRGQAGTEVLTIKVYDYAFGEFNIGASSAVAIVLFVTLALFLIIYFRWIAREAQSFL
- a CDS encoding carbohydrate ABC transporter permease, with product MGKELNREKFEIMAIRILRIAGLVFFIIIVAFPFYWMLVSSFKSLEELLLKPANLWLDLRKLNLNAYSEVLFTHGFARYILNSTYVSIITVVLSVTLATIGGYAVTRLRFRGQGLMSLGILLIYMFPAIVLVIPLYVIFSKFGLRDSVNILVLVYLAQTLPVALYMLRSYFLTLPPEMEYAGLTDGCTRFGVIWRIVIPLSAPALASVALFTFMIAWNEFLFAFMFLDTPEKFTLSRGVVQLAASVHLSKQLVMAASVMVTVPILVLFLISERFLVRGLTAGAMKG